From the genome of Eucalyptus grandis isolate ANBG69807.140 chromosome 2, ASM1654582v1, whole genome shotgun sequence, one region includes:
- the LOC120290832 gene encoding erlin-2-B-like, whose amino-acid sequence MDPSNQTAPIAPPPRAPSRSLLSLLLLSLSLLLSLSLLLSPPSPPSPSPPSPSPSPPLLLLSLSLSQAQAPSPSPSPSPQPQRPPPDQGFGFLSVLFSVAAVAHFILIPSASSIKSSLSILHQVPEGHVGVYWRGGALLNTIADPGFHLKMPFVTRYEPVQVTFQTHQVRDIPCGTNGGVMINFEKIEVVNRLRKDYVYETLLNYGVQYDRMWIYDNIHHEINKFCSSHSLQQVYIDMFDQIDEKMKDALQRDCTRYAPGIEIISVHVTKPTIPDSIRRTFEQLEEERIKVLIDIEKQKVAHKEADTMKKMAVSESEKIASVSEILMGQEEMEKDRARRQQDIEDRIFTWLARRVWQMLRENQLCTRLMRRVLQMLISIFY is encoded by the exons ATGGATCCGTCGAATCAAACCGCGCCGATCGCGCCTCCGCCGCGGGCACCGTCGCGGTCGCTGTTGTCGCTGTTGTTGCTGAGTCTGTCGCTGTTGCTGTCTCTGTCGCTGTTgctgtcgccgccgtcgccgccgtcgccgtcgccgccgtcgccgtcgccgtcgccgccgttgcTGTTGCTGTCTCTGTCGCTGTCGCAGGCGCAggcgccgtcgccgtcgccgtcgccgtcgccgcagCCGCAGCGCCCTCCACCCGATCAAGGCTTTGGCTTTCTCTCCGTCCTCTTCTCCGTTGCCGCCGTCGCGCACTTT ATCCTTATTCCATCAGCTTCATCCATCAAAAGCAGCTTAAGTATTCTTCACCAAGTGCCAGAAGGCCATGTTGGTGTATATTGGAGAGGTGGTGCGCTACTTAACACGATCGCGGATCCAG GCTTTCATCTAAAGATGCCCTTTGTGACTCGGTATGAGCCTGTTCAAGTGACTTTCCAGACACATCAG GTGAGGGATATTCCATGTGGTACTAACGGAGGTgttatgataaattttgagaaaatagag GTTGTTAATCGCCTCCGCAAGGATTATGTGTACGAGACACTGCTCAATTATGGAGTGCAGTATGACCGCATGTGGATTTATGACAACATCCACCATGAAATCAATAAGTTCTGCAGTTCTCATTCCCTGCAGCAAGTGTACATTGATATGTTTGATCAG ATTGATGAAAAGATGAAAGATGCTCTTCAACGTGATTGCACAAGATATGCTCCAGGCATTGAAATAATTAGCGTTCATGTGACTAAGCCTACTATTCCAGATAGTATAAGGCGCACTTTTGAGCAGCTGGAAGAAGAGCGCATAAAG GTCTTAATTGATATTGAGAAACAGAAGGTTGCTCACAAAGAAGCGGATACAATGAAGAAGATGGCTGTAAGTGAATCTGAAAAGATTGCCAGTGTTAGCGAGATACTCATGGGACAAGAGGAGATGGAGAAAGACAGAGCCAGAAGGCAGCAGGATATAGAGGACCGAATATTTACCTGGCTCGCGAGAAGAGTCTGGCAGATGCTGAGAGAGAACCAATTATGTACCCGACTCATGAGAAGAGTCTTGCAGATGCTGATTTCTATCT TCTATTGA